A DNA window from Neochlamydia sp. AcF84 contains the following coding sequences:
- a CDS encoding acyl-CoA desaturase, giving the protein MINLKKGVNWSPTIFLIIFQAALIIWLPFYFYYNKPTFSMVATSVGLLYATGLSITGGYHRFYSHRSYKTNFFLEGFLLFFGSMAGQGSALRWSYDHRLHHAYVDTDQDPYSIQKGFWYAHFLWIIEKPQPINPKVVSDLISNPLVVFQHRFYPLLFILTNSLVFFSLGWFLNDYTGALTFAVGARLFCLYHSTWFINSLAHTWGDQPFSQEHSAVNNYIISFLTFGEGYHNYHHTYANDYRNGIYWYQFDPTKWLIWLLSKLGLTYHLRKTDKYTIKKRMVTEHAYLLREKLVKSWESKRIEWEPIINELSSNIVRKMTDFSQLKSRYGELKAQCTETPLLKEIKKEMKALQKSLRQDWKKWWQLSKTIMTHA; this is encoded by the coding sequence ATGATAAATTTAAAAAAGGGAGTTAATTGGTCTCCCACCATTTTTCTTATCATTTTCCAGGCAGCTTTAATTATCTGGCTTCCTTTTTATTTTTATTATAATAAGCCTACTTTTTCGATGGTGGCGACAAGCGTGGGGCTTTTATATGCTACAGGCTTAAGCATTACAGGCGGCTATCACCGCTTTTATTCTCATCGCTCTTATAAAACAAATTTTTTTCTAGAAGGGTTTTTACTGTTTTTTGGCTCCATGGCAGGCCAAGGAAGTGCGCTACGCTGGTCTTATGATCATCGTCTGCATCATGCATATGTAGATACTGACCAGGATCCATATTCTATCCAAAAAGGTTTCTGGTACGCTCACTTCTTGTGGATCATCGAGAAGCCTCAGCCCATCAACCCTAAAGTAGTTTCTGATTTAATCAGCAATCCTTTAGTTGTTTTCCAACACCGCTTTTACCCGCTTTTATTTATTTTAACCAATTCATTAGTTTTCTTCAGTTTAGGCTGGTTTTTAAATGATTATACAGGGGCTTTAACCTTTGCCGTAGGAGCAAGATTATTTTGTCTTTATCATTCCACCTGGTTCATTAACTCTCTTGCTCATACCTGGGGAGATCAACCCTTTTCACAGGAGCATTCGGCCGTTAACAATTATATCATTTCTTTTTTGACTTTTGGAGAGGGATACCATAACTATCACCATACCTACGCTAACGATTATCGCAATGGTATCTATTGGTATCAGTTTGATCCTACGAAATGGTTGATCTGGTTACTTAGCAAATTAGGTTTAACCTATCATTTACGTAAGACAGATAAGTACACCATCAAAAAGCGGATGGTGACAGAACATGCCTACTTGCTTCGAGAAAAATTAGTGAAGTCATGGGAAAGTAAAAGGATAGAATGGGAGCCTATCATTAATGAATTGTCTAGTAACATAGTCAGAAAGATGACAGATTTTTCTCAGCTTAAGAGCCGTTATGGAGAGTTAAAAGCGCAGTGCACCGAAACTCCTTTATTAAAAGAGATTAAAAAGGAAATGAAAGCCTTACAAAAAAGCCTTCGTCAAGACTGGAAAAAATGGTGGCAGCTTTCTAAAACAATAATGACCCATGCCTAA